The following coding sequences lie in one Allorhizobium pseudoryzae genomic window:
- a CDS encoding aminotransferase class V-fold PLP-dependent enzyme has translation MSNDLRTRLGLRPVINVSGTMTSLGASIVVPEAVAAMAEILPHFVEVNDLQRKASAVIARLTGGEAGFVTASCSAGISLAVAGAITGPDLLAIERLPDVAPEKNEVLVQMGHVVSYGAPVDQSIRLAGGKVVIIGQATSTHRYHMENAINERTAAAVYVVSHHVVDYGLLHLTEFVEIAHAQGIPVIVDAASEYDLRKFLAAGADVALYSGHKFLGGPTTGIVAGRKDLVRNAFLQNMGIGRGMKVGKESIYGVMAALEAWETRDHDAVRARETGYLALWSETLMGRPGVTALIEPDPTDNPLDRLRVIINPHEAHITAWDLAAALRAGSPPIIVRDHEAEHNYFYLDPCNLHPGEELVVAERLSAELDKARASNDIIATPIEDLSRHRFDGMLRWPD, from the coding sequence ATGTCCAACGATCTTCGCACACGGCTCGGCCTGCGGCCGGTCATCAACGTATCCGGCACGATGACGAGCCTTGGCGCCTCCATCGTGGTTCCCGAGGCCGTGGCAGCCATGGCGGAGATCCTGCCGCATTTCGTTGAGGTCAATGATCTGCAGCGCAAGGCAAGCGCGGTCATCGCCCGATTGACGGGGGGCGAGGCAGGCTTCGTGACGGCGTCATGCTCTGCGGGCATCAGCCTTGCCGTCGCCGGCGCCATTACCGGACCGGACCTGCTTGCCATCGAGCGTCTTCCCGATGTCGCGCCGGAGAAGAACGAGGTCCTGGTACAGATGGGCCATGTGGTGAGCTACGGCGCGCCCGTCGATCAGTCCATCCGGCTTGCAGGCGGCAAGGTGGTGATAATCGGCCAGGCCACCTCGACCCACCGGTACCACATGGAAAACGCCATCAACGAACGCACCGCGGCCGCCGTCTACGTCGTCTCCCACCATGTCGTCGATTACGGGCTTTTGCATCTCACCGAATTCGTCGAGATTGCCCATGCTCAAGGCATTCCGGTGATCGTCGATGCCGCCTCGGAATATGACCTGCGGAAATTCCTGGCGGCCGGTGCGGACGTGGCGCTTTATTCAGGCCACAAGTTTCTCGGTGGCCCGACAACCGGCATCGTTGCCGGCCGCAAGGACCTGGTGCGCAATGCCTTCCTGCAGAACATGGGCATCGGCCGCGGCATGAAGGTGGGCAAGGAAAGCATTTATGGCGTGATGGCGGCGCTCGAAGCCTGGGAGACGCGGGATCACGACGCCGTGCGGGCGCGCGAAACCGGTTATCTCGCCCTCTGGAGCGAGACACTGATGGGCCGCCCCGGTGTAACCGCGCTGATCGAACCCGACCCGACCGACAATCCGCTCGATCGCCTGCGGGTGATCATCAATCCACATGAGGCCCATATCACGGCCTGGGATCTGGCAGCCGCACTTCGCGCCGGCAGCCCTCCCATCATCGTGCGCGACCACGAGGCGGAACACAACTACTTCTACCTCGACCCCTGCAACCTGCATCCGGGCGAGGAATTGGTGGTGGCCGAGCGCCTTTCCGCGGAACTGGACAAGGCCAGGGCCTCGAACGACATCATCGCGACACCCATCGAGGACCTCAGCCGTCACCGCTTTGACGGCATGCTGCGCTGGCCGGACTGA
- a CDS encoding ABC transporter ATP-binding protein translates to MQDTTMAASEQMPILKVDDLTTSFMTDGAWRPVVKTVSFEVAAGETVAIVGESGSGKSVTSLSVMRLLDPSMSRIEGRVRLAGRDLLTLPEREMRKVRGNEIAMIFQEPMTSLNPLFTIGDQISEALLCHGSMSFSEARAETIRLLEKVRIPSAASRFDEYPHRFSGGMRQRVMIAMALASRPKLLIADEPTTALDVTIQGQILDLIKELQEEDGMSVLFITHDMGVVAEIADRTVVMYRGEQVETGATADIFHRGQHPYTRALLAAVPVLGSMQGHVRPLRFPVVDPGTGVAGEAVEVSDTVDTTRPVLEVKGLTKRFDIHAGALGRLVGRVHAVENVSFDLMAGETLSLVGESGCGKSTTGRAIMRLIEPDSGSVMVDGRDMLTLGQRDIRQMRKSVQMIFQDPFAALNPRMTIGQAIAEPYLEHRMGSARDAREVVADLLIKVGLSADMAKRFPHEFSGGQRQRICIARALALRPRVIVADESVSALDVSIKAQVINLMLDLQAELDLAFLFVSHDMSVVERASHRVAVMYLGEIVEIGPRAAVFSNPQHDYTKKLLSAVPVPDPSRRRQRRNMAVDELMSPIRPIEAVLPTRSYRTVADGHLVMC, encoded by the coding sequence ATGCAAGACACGACAATGGCCGCAAGCGAACAGATGCCCATCCTGAAGGTGGACGATCTGACCACGTCCTTCATGACGGACGGCGCCTGGCGTCCGGTCGTCAAGACCGTATCCTTCGAGGTGGCCGCGGGCGAAACGGTTGCGATCGTCGGCGAAAGCGGTTCTGGCAAAAGCGTCACCTCCCTGTCGGTGATGCGACTTCTCGACCCTTCGATGAGCCGTATCGAAGGCCGGGTGCGGCTTGCCGGTCGCGACCTGCTGACATTGCCGGAGCGGGAGATGCGGAAGGTGCGCGGCAATGAAATCGCCATGATTTTCCAAGAGCCGATGACATCGCTCAATCCGCTCTTCACCATTGGCGACCAGATTTCGGAGGCGCTGCTATGCCATGGCAGCATGTCGTTCAGCGAGGCGCGGGCAGAGACCATCCGGCTTCTGGAAAAAGTCCGCATTCCCTCCGCCGCCTCGCGCTTCGATGAATATCCGCACCGGTTCTCCGGCGGCATGCGCCAGCGTGTGATGATCGCCATGGCGCTTGCCTCGCGCCCGAAACTGCTGATCGCCGACGAGCCGACGACGGCGCTCGACGTCACCATCCAGGGCCAGATACTCGACCTGATCAAGGAGCTGCAGGAGGAGGACGGCATGTCGGTTCTCTTCATCACCCATGACATGGGAGTGGTGGCCGAGATCGCCGATCGCACGGTCGTGATGTATCGCGGCGAGCAGGTGGAAACCGGCGCGACCGCTGACATCTTCCATCGCGGCCAGCATCCTTACACGCGTGCCCTGCTTGCCGCTGTTCCGGTGCTGGGCTCCATGCAGGGACACGTCCGACCTTTGCGCTTTCCCGTTGTCGATCCAGGGACAGGCGTGGCGGGCGAGGCTGTGGAGGTCTCGGACACCGTCGATACGACACGTCCGGTCCTTGAAGTGAAGGGGCTGACGAAACGCTTTGATATTCATGCCGGTGCGCTTGGCCGCCTGGTCGGACGCGTGCACGCCGTGGAAAATGTCTCCTTTGATCTGATGGCCGGCGAAACCCTGTCGCTGGTCGGCGAATCCGGTTGCGGCAAATCCACCACGGGCCGCGCCATCATGCGGCTGATCGAACCCGATTCAGGCTCGGTGATGGTCGATGGCCGCGACATGCTGACACTCGGGCAGCGCGACATCCGCCAGATGCGCAAATCGGTGCAGATGATCTTCCAGGACCCGTTCGCCGCGCTCAACCCGCGCATGACCATCGGCCAGGCGATTGCCGAACCCTATCTGGAACACCGCATGGGATCCGCCCGGGATGCACGGGAGGTGGTGGCCGATCTCCTGATCAAGGTGGGGCTGAGCGCCGACATGGCGAAACGCTTTCCGCATGAGTTTTCCGGCGGCCAGAGGCAGCGCATCTGCATTGCCCGCGCGCTTGCCCTTCGCCCCCGCGTCATCGTTGCCGATGAAAGTGTCTCGGCGCTGGATGTATCGATCAAGGCGCAGGTGATCAACCTGATGCTGGACCTGCAGGCAGAACTCGATCTCGCCTTCCTGTTCGTCAGCCACGACATGTCGGTCGTCGAGCGGGCCAGTCACCGGGTGGCCGTCATGTATCTCGGCGAGATTGTCGAGATCGGCCCGCGCGCTGCCGTCTTCAGCAATCCGCAGCACGACTATACGAAAAAGCTGCTCTCCGCCGTTCCCGTGCCCGACCCATCGCGACGCCGACAGAGGCGCAACATGGCTGTCGACGAGCTGATGAGCCCGATCCGCCCGATCGAGGCAGTTCTGCCGACGCGAAGCTACCGTACCGTTGCAGATGGCCATCTGGTGATGTGTTAG
- a CDS encoding RidA family protein, which translates to MSDPDPQQTAYDRLASLGISLPPPPPPIANFVTHVVEGKMLYLSGQGPLDENGHLHAGKVGGDVSVEEAYRHARLVGINLIAVMQDALGDLSRVKQVVKLLGMVNAVPDFLDHPKVINGCSDLFLDVFGAAGRHARSAVGFGSLPGNITVEIEAIVALRD; encoded by the coding sequence ATGTCCGATCCTGATCCGCAGCAGACGGCCTATGACCGGCTCGCCTCGCTCGGCATCAGCCTGCCGCCGCCGCCGCCGCCGATTGCGAATTTCGTCACGCATGTCGTTGAAGGCAAAATGCTCTACCTCTCCGGCCAGGGACCGCTGGACGAAAACGGTCACCTGCACGCCGGCAAGGTTGGTGGCGATGTGAGCGTCGAGGAAGCCTATCGCCATGCCCGCCTCGTCGGTATCAACCTCATTGCCGTGATGCAGGATGCGCTGGGGGATCTTTCCCGCGTCAAGCAGGTGGTCAAACTCCTCGGCATGGTCAATGCCGTGCCGGATTTCCTCGATCACCCCAAAGTCATCAACGGTTGCTCCGACCTGTTTCTCGATGTGTTCGGGGCCGCTGGTCGGCATGCCCGCTCGGCGGTCGGTTTTGGTTCGCTCCCCGGCAATATCACCGTGGAAATCGAGGCCATCGTGGCGCTGAGGGATTGA
- a CDS encoding MFS transporter: MTSPDTTTDVESTPSPAVRNGTFSALGYRNYRLFWYGNSISFVGDWLDQIALNWLVISTTNDPVMLGLVNLCRGLPIMLFAMFGGVVADRIDRRTMLIWTQALAMCVAIGLACVVAFFNASIWLILVLAVCRGMIVSFNLPARHSLVYQLVPHAAMASAVSLNSITLNLAKIIGPLASAALIASFGITTCFIANALSFTVVMAMLLMLDLPPQKVTRKQESFLASLAGGFAYMGREPILLMLVLVALVPTFFCQPYIQFLAVFAAQVFHTGASGLGLMTALAAAGSICGGLLASRLQRDARRGSTMLIFMAGFGASLILFSMAPTMYVAIPVLFAAGAMHIAYNSSNNTILQLTVDDAYRGRVLSSLFMTRGLMPLGTATMALLSTVTGPRLAMALMAFVVVAFAAVLWARMPKLRQLRV; this comes from the coding sequence ATGACCTCACCTGATACGACGACGGACGTCGAATCGACGCCGTCTCCAGCCGTGCGCAACGGAACGTTCTCAGCGCTCGGCTACCGCAATTACCGCCTGTTCTGGTACGGCAACTCGATCTCCTTCGTCGGCGATTGGCTGGACCAGATTGCGCTCAACTGGCTGGTGATCTCGACCACCAACGACCCGGTGATGCTCGGCCTCGTCAATCTGTGCCGAGGGCTGCCGATCATGCTGTTTGCAATGTTCGGCGGCGTCGTGGCCGACCGGATCGACCGGCGGACGATGCTCATCTGGACGCAGGCGCTCGCCATGTGCGTCGCCATCGGCCTTGCCTGCGTCGTGGCCTTTTTCAATGCCTCGATCTGGCTCATCCTGGTGCTCGCGGTGTGCCGTGGCATGATCGTGTCGTTCAACCTGCCGGCCCGCCATTCGCTGGTCTATCAGCTGGTACCGCATGCTGCGATGGCAAGTGCGGTCTCGCTGAATTCCATCACGCTCAACCTCGCCAAGATCATCGGACCGCTCGCTTCGGCGGCACTGATCGCGAGCTTCGGCATCACGACCTGCTTCATCGCCAACGCACTCAGCTTCACGGTGGTGATGGCGATGTTGCTGATGCTCGATCTGCCGCCGCAGAAGGTGACGCGCAAGCAGGAAAGCTTCCTGGCGAGCCTTGCCGGCGGGTTTGCCTATATGGGCCGTGAACCTATCCTTCTGATGCTGGTTCTCGTGGCCCTGGTTCCGACCTTCTTCTGCCAGCCCTATATCCAGTTCCTTGCGGTTTTTGCCGCGCAGGTCTTTCATACTGGCGCCAGCGGCCTCGGCCTGATGACGGCACTCGCGGCGGCCGGATCGATCTGCGGCGGCCTGCTGGCAAGCCGCCTGCAACGGGATGCACGGCGCGGCTCGACCATGCTGATCTTCATGGCCGGCTTCGGCGCCTCGCTGATCCTGTTCTCGATGGCGCCGACGATGTATGTGGCGATCCCGGTGCTGTTTGCGGCGGGCGCGATGCACATTGCCTACAATTCGTCGAACAACACCATTCTGCAGCTGACGGTGGATGATGCCTATCGGGGCCGGGTCCTGTCATCGCTCTTCATGACGCGGGGTCTGATGCCGCTGGGCACGGCCACCATGGCGCTTTTGTCGACTGTGACAGGGCCGCGGCTTGCCATGGCGCTGATGGCCTTCGTCGTCGTGGCCTTTGCGGCTGTGCTGTGGGCGAGGATGCCGAAACTGCGCCAATTGCGGGTGTGA
- a CDS encoding IclR family transcriptional regulator, whose translation MSSQASSPVSVSDAALQEEGEKTTRRSRVSGIDRALQVIDHLYETGAPSGAYAIAKAIGAPLSTVYVIIEDLVEKQMLTRSADNAIWLGPRLYHYGLAYARSLDFMSVATHEMHDLCRQVGETVQLCGRDGDHMLVLAMADGPSHFQFASRVGTRVPLNWTASGRLLAGHLPPEERRELFRRCARISPTGRAEVDAVTLCDAAGKAFEQRLSVQVAESDYAVACIAAPIVNDAGSCVATISIVLPEQKVKGEDNLYAESVKASAAKIEKMMGWRNH comes from the coding sequence GTGTCATCCCAAGCGTCCAGCCCTGTTTCTGTCTCCGATGCGGCTTTGCAGGAGGAGGGGGAAAAGACCACCCGCCGCAGCCGTGTCAGCGGTATCGACCGGGCGCTGCAGGTCATCGACCATCTTTATGAGACGGGCGCGCCGTCGGGCGCCTATGCCATCGCCAAGGCGATCGGCGCGCCGCTCTCGACGGTCTACGTGATCATCGAAGATCTGGTCGAAAAGCAGATGTTGACCCGCAGTGCCGACAACGCGATCTGGTTGGGCCCGAGGCTTTACCATTATGGCCTTGCCTATGCCCGGTCGCTGGATTTCATGAGTGTCGCGACCCATGAAATGCATGACCTGTGCCGGCAGGTTGGCGAGACCGTACAATTGTGCGGGCGCGACGGTGACCATATGCTGGTCTTGGCGATGGCCGATGGTCCGAGCCATTTCCAGTTCGCGTCCCGGGTTGGAACCCGCGTCCCGTTGAACTGGACGGCGTCCGGGCGACTGCTTGCCGGCCATCTTCCGCCGGAGGAGCGTCGCGAACTTTTTCGCCGCTGCGCCCGCATTTCGCCCACCGGTCGGGCGGAGGTGGATGCCGTCACGCTGTGCGACGCGGCCGGCAAGGCATTCGAACAGCGCCTTTCCGTCCAAGTTGCCGAATCCGATTACGCCGTCGCCTGCATCGCGGCCCCCATCGTCAACGACGCGGGCAGTTGCGTTGCCACCATCTCGATCGTGCTGCCCGAGCAGAAGGTGAAGGGCGAGGACAATCTCTACGCCGAGAGCGTCAAAGCTTCGGCGGCCAAGATCGAAAAGATGATGGGCTGGCGTAACCACTGA
- a CDS encoding amidohydrolase/deacetylase family metallohydrolase has translation MADSTVLKPLLLKNIRPMAFATPAAAKTTAILIGSDGRIAAIGEDLPQPPDATVIDGAGAYISPGWIDLHVHIWHGGTDISIRPSECGAERGVTTLVDAGSAGEANFHGFREYIIEPSRERIKAFLNLGSIGLVACNRVPELRDIKDIDLDRILECYADNSEHIVGLKVRASHVITGSWGVTPVKLGKKIAKILKIPMMVHVGEPPALYDEVLEILGPGDIVTHCFNGKAGSSIMEDEDLFNLAERCASEGIRLDIGHGGASFSFKVAEAAIARGLLPFSISTDLHGHSMNFPVWDLATTMSKLLSVGMPFEKVVEAVTLAPASAIKLSMEDRLSVGARADFTIFDLVDADLEATDSNGDVSRLTRLFEPRYAVIGAEAIAASRYIPRARKLVRHSHGYSWR, from the coding sequence ATGGCCGACAGCACAGTGCTCAAGCCTCTCCTCCTCAAGAACATCAGGCCGATGGCGTTTGCCACCCCTGCCGCGGCAAAGACAACCGCCATCCTCATCGGTTCCGATGGCCGTATTGCCGCCATCGGAGAAGACCTGCCTCAGCCGCCCGATGCCACCGTGATCGATGGCGCCGGCGCCTACATCTCTCCGGGCTGGATCGATCTGCATGTCCACATCTGGCACGGCGGAACCGACATTTCCATTCGCCCCTCCGAATGCGGGGCGGAACGCGGCGTCACCACGCTTGTCGATGCAGGATCGGCGGGAGAAGCCAATTTCCACGGCTTTCGCGAATACATCATCGAACCCTCGCGCGAACGCATCAAGGCTTTCCTCAACCTCGGCTCGATCGGGCTTGTCGCCTGCAACCGTGTACCGGAACTGCGCGACATCAAGGATATCGACCTCGACCGCATCCTGGAATGCTATGCCGACAACAGCGAACATATCGTCGGCCTGAAGGTGAGAGCCAGCCACGTGATCACCGGTTCGTGGGGCGTGACACCGGTCAAGCTCGGCAAGAAGATCGCCAAGATCCTCAAGATCCCGATGATGGTGCATGTCGGCGAGCCGCCGGCCCTTTACGACGAGGTGCTGGAAATCCTCGGCCCCGGTGACATCGTCACGCACTGCTTCAACGGCAAGGCGGGCTCCTCGATCATGGAGGACGAGGACCTGTTCAACCTGGCGGAACGCTGCGCATCCGAAGGCATCCGCCTCGATATCGGCCATGGCGGCGCCTCCTTCTCCTTCAAGGTGGCGGAAGCGGCGATCGCGCGCGGCCTCCTGCCGTTTTCGATTTCGACGGATCTGCATGGCCACTCGATGAACTTCCCGGTCTGGGATCTGGCCACCACCATGTCGAAGCTGCTCAGCGTCGGCATGCCGTTCGAGAAGGTGGTGGAGGCCGTGACGCTCGCGCCCGCTTCGGCCATCAAGCTGTCGATGGAGGACCGTCTGAGCGTCGGCGCCCGTGCCGATTTCACCATTTTCGATCTCGTCGATGCCGACCTCGAAGCCACCGACAGCAATGGCGACGTGTCTCGCCTCACGCGGCTGTTCGAACCGCGCTACGCGGTTATCGGTGCCGAAGCCATCGCCGCCTCACGCTACATACCGCGCGCCCGCAAGCTGGTCCGCCACAGCCATGGTTATTCGTGGCGGTAA
- a CDS encoding ABC transporter permease, whose protein sequence is MADIPTTPGQPTAPRALFLRRFLKRKTVAVGLIVLTIFVLLAVLAPWIAPYSPSKLSIANRLKPPGTLYWFGTDEFGRDIFSRTIYAGRLSLFVGASVVCLSAVIGVTLGLLAGFFKRLDTPIARLIDAMMAFPDILLAIALVAALGPSLATVIVALSVVYAPRLARIVRASTLVIRELPYVEAARALGISTWHIMMRHVLRNLASPILVQGTFLFASAMLAEAGLSFLGLGVSPEIPTWGTMIAAGRQYVGQADWMTYFPGFAIVVSVLSLQMVGDGLRDMLDPRLRKDL, encoded by the coding sequence ATGGCCGACATCCCCACAACGCCCGGCCAGCCGACCGCTCCAAGAGCCTTGTTCCTGCGCCGTTTCCTGAAACGCAAGACCGTTGCCGTGGGACTGATCGTCCTGACGATCTTCGTTCTCCTGGCGGTTCTCGCCCCCTGGATTGCGCCGTACTCGCCCTCCAAACTGTCGATCGCCAATCGGTTGAAGCCACCGGGCACGCTCTACTGGTTCGGAACCGACGAGTTCGGTCGCGATATCTTCTCGCGCACCATCTATGCGGGACGGCTGTCGCTGTTCGTCGGCGCTTCCGTCGTCTGCCTGTCGGCGGTCATCGGCGTGACGCTCGGCCTGCTTGCCGGCTTTTTCAAGAGGCTGGACACGCCGATCGCCCGGCTGATCGATGCCATGATGGCCTTTCCGGACATTCTGCTCGCCATTGCGCTGGTTGCGGCGCTTGGCCCGTCGCTTGCCACGGTCATCGTGGCGCTTTCGGTCGTCTACGCGCCGAGGCTGGCACGCATCGTCCGGGCGTCCACGCTGGTCATCCGCGAGCTACCGTATGTCGAGGCGGCGCGGGCGCTTGGCATTTCCACCTGGCACATCATGATGCGCCATGTTCTGCGCAATCTTGCCTCACCCATCCTGGTGCAGGGCACCTTTCTCTTTGCCAGCGCCATGCTGGCAGAGGCCGGGCTTTCCTTCCTGGGGCTCGGCGTGAGCCCTGAAATTCCCACCTGGGGCACCATGATCGCCGCCGGCCGGCAATATGTCGGCCAGGCGGACTGGATGACATATTTTCCGGGTTTCGCCATCGTTGTCTCGGTTCTTTCCCTGCAGATGGTGGGCGACGGACTGCGCGACATGCTCGACCCCCGACTTCGAAAGGACCTCTGA